A single Anatilimnocola floriformis DNA region contains:
- a CDS encoding nucleoside hydrolase — protein MPRKVIIDCDPGIDDAIALTMALFDPRLEVLAVTAVAGNVSAEQATRNVQAIIEQLDPPRYPRLGAASEGLAMVDNRQLFGEDGLGNAGFVSSQLARQHPAEKLICDEVRAAPGEVTLVCLGPLTNIAAALAREPQLISMLGRLVIMGGSVNGVGNVTSAAEYNIYFDPHSARQVFRSPTTKTLIPLDVTTQVTWSLDLLDQLPAETTRAGNLLRKTLPFLFRTYRREMGLEGIHLHDAVAMAAVVHPELFTTRDMTGDVETAGELTLGATVFDRRGIAHNRGDMEVAMEVDAAGVSDCVVRALQDAGRQT, from the coding sequence ATGCCCCGCAAGGTGATTATTGACTGCGACCCCGGCATCGACGATGCCATCGCCCTGACGATGGCGCTGTTCGATCCCCGGCTTGAGGTGCTCGCGGTGACCGCGGTGGCGGGAAATGTTTCCGCCGAGCAGGCCACTCGCAATGTGCAGGCGATCATCGAGCAGCTCGATCCGCCGCGTTATCCGCGACTCGGGGCGGCGTCGGAAGGCCTGGCGATGGTCGACAACCGCCAGCTGTTTGGCGAGGACGGCCTCGGCAACGCGGGGTTCGTCAGTTCGCAGCTCGCGCGGCAGCATCCAGCCGAAAAACTGATCTGCGACGAAGTGCGGGCAGCTCCCGGCGAAGTGACGCTGGTTTGCCTCGGACCATTGACGAACATTGCCGCTGCACTGGCCCGCGAACCGCAACTCATTTCGATGCTCGGCCGCCTGGTGATTATGGGTGGCTCGGTGAACGGCGTGGGGAACGTAACGTCTGCGGCGGAATACAATATTTACTTTGATCCGCACAGCGCTCGGCAAGTCTTTCGTTCGCCGACAACGAAGACTCTCATTCCGCTCGATGTGACGACGCAAGTGACGTGGTCGCTCGATCTGCTCGATCAGCTGCCAGCCGAAACGACGCGGGCGGGAAATCTGCTGCGGAAAACATTGCCGTTTTTGTTCCGAACCTATCGCCGCGAAATGGGTCTGGAAGGTATTCACCTGCACGACGCCGTGGCGATGGCCGCCGTGGTGCATCCCGAGTTGTTTACAACGCGCGACATGACTGGCGACGTGGAAACGGCGGGCGAGTTGACGCTCGGTGCGACCGTCTTTGATCGCCGCGGCATCGCCCACAACCGAGGCGATATGGAAGTGGCGATGGAAGTGGATGCGGCTGGCGTTTCGGACTGCGTGGTGCGAGCCCTGCAGGATGCTGGACGCCAGACGTAG
- a CDS encoding alkaline phosphatase family protein, with amino-acid sequence MPLFKSPAWASAILLCLFAAGADAGELKTKNVVLITTDGLRWQEVFTGAEKELINKPHGGVTNVKEIEEKFWREMPEERRAALLPFFWEKFGKEGQIYGNRTKGSSSQITNTMKFSYPGYNEILAGFADPLIDSNAKKPNQNFTVLEWLHRKPAFGGKVAAYSAWDVTPFIINRERCGFPVMGGWEPVPDTEPNAKQQLLNDLIADTTRPNAAEVIDSFLYQAAREHLLRHKPRVMFIGFLETDAWGHAGRYDNLLTSANAVDRYVQRLWETMQSMEQYKDKTTFIISTDHGRGSGLTNWKNHGAKIEGAEDMWMAFLGPDTPALGERTDCDRVTQSQIAATLAALLGEDYHAAVPHSGEAIKAVLPVEK; translated from the coding sequence TGTTTAAATCTCCCGCCTGGGCTTCGGCCATTCTCCTCTGCCTCTTTGCCGCTGGTGCTGATGCCGGTGAACTCAAAACTAAAAACGTCGTGCTGATCACTACCGATGGTCTGCGCTGGCAGGAGGTTTTCACCGGCGCCGAAAAAGAGTTGATCAATAAACCGCACGGCGGCGTCACGAATGTGAAAGAGATCGAAGAGAAGTTCTGGCGCGAGATGCCCGAAGAACGTCGCGCCGCGCTGCTGCCGTTCTTCTGGGAAAAGTTCGGCAAGGAAGGTCAGATCTACGGCAATCGGACGAAGGGGAGTTCATCGCAGATCACCAACACGATGAAGTTTTCGTACCCGGGCTACAACGAGATTCTGGCCGGCTTTGCCGATCCGCTGATAGATAGCAATGCGAAGAAGCCGAACCAGAATTTCACGGTGCTCGAATGGCTGCACCGCAAACCGGCGTTCGGCGGCAAGGTGGCCGCGTACAGCGCGTGGGACGTCACGCCGTTCATCATCAACCGCGAGCGCTGCGGTTTTCCGGTGATGGGCGGTTGGGAACCGGTGCCGGATACCGAGCCGAACGCAAAGCAGCAACTCCTCAACGACTTGATCGCCGACACCACGCGCCCGAATGCTGCCGAGGTGATCGATTCGTTTCTTTACCAGGCCGCTCGCGAACACCTGCTCCGCCACAAGCCGCGAGTGATGTTCATCGGCTTTCTCGAAACCGACGCCTGGGGCCACGCCGGCCGTTACGACAACCTGCTCACGTCAGCCAATGCGGTCGATCGTTACGTTCAGCGCCTGTGGGAAACGATGCAGTCGATGGAGCAATACAAAGACAAAACGACCTTCATCATTTCAACCGATCATGGCCGCGGCTCGGGCCTGACGAACTGGAAAAACCACGGAGCAAAAATCGAAGGCGCCGAAGACATGTGGATGGCCTTCCTCGGTCCAGACACGCCCGCCCTCGGCGAACGAACCGATTGCGACCGCGTGACGCAAAGTCAAATCGCAGCGACCCTCGCGGCGCTGCTCGGCGAAGACTATCACGCCGCCGTGCCGCATTCGGGCGAAGCAATCAAGGCGGTGCTGCCGGTGGAGAAGTAA
- a CDS encoding DUF1501 domain-containing protein, translating to MKTAVQIHAQTRRHFLEASGVGLGAMALNALLQRDGVAAPAANPANEINPLAPRQPHFAAKAKRVIYLHLTGSPPHLDMYDYKPELVKRDGQACPDEFVKGKRFAFTSGTPKLMGTPRKFSQHGQGGMWLSDAVPNFHAHADDMCMIRSMFTEQFNHAPAELLLYTGSPRSGRPSLGSWVTYGLGSENENLPGFVVLISSGVQPNGGKNSFGSGFLPSVFQGVQCRSKGDPVLYASDPAGMDRELRRDTLDALRDLNEIQGKELGHPETATRIAQYELAFRMQTAVPEVMDITKETKETLDAYGAQPGGASFANNCLLARRLVEQGVRYVQLFDWGWDFHGTGPGESIGDGLTKKCATMDKPVAALLKDLKQRDLLKDTLIICGGEFGRTPFREGRTAGGPNLGRDHFPDCYSMWLAGGGVKGGYTHGESDELGFSIASDKVHIHDLQATLLQLLGFDHTRLSYRFQGRDYRLTDVHGNVVKQIIA from the coding sequence ATGAAGACAGCAGTTCAAATTCACGCTCAAACCCGCCGTCACTTTCTCGAAGCCTCCGGCGTTGGCCTCGGCGCGATGGCTTTAAACGCCTTGCTGCAACGCGATGGTGTTGCGGCTCCAGCCGCAAATCCAGCCAACGAGATCAATCCCCTCGCGCCGCGGCAGCCGCACTTTGCCGCGAAGGCCAAGCGGGTGATCTATTTGCACCTCACCGGTTCGCCGCCGCATCTCGATATGTACGACTACAAGCCGGAGCTGGTGAAGCGCGACGGGCAAGCTTGTCCCGATGAGTTCGTGAAAGGGAAGCGGTTCGCGTTTACGTCGGGCACGCCGAAGCTCATGGGCACGCCGCGAAAGTTTTCGCAGCATGGGCAAGGGGGCATGTGGCTGTCAGATGCCGTGCCGAACTTCCATGCCCACGCCGACGACATGTGCATGATCCGCAGCATGTTCACCGAGCAGTTCAATCACGCGCCCGCCGAACTGCTGCTCTACACTGGTTCGCCCCGCTCGGGCCGGCCGTCGCTTGGCTCGTGGGTCACGTATGGTCTCGGCAGCGAGAACGAAAACTTGCCGGGCTTCGTCGTTCTCATTTCCAGCGGCGTGCAACCCAACGGCGGCAAGAACTCCTTCGGCAGCGGCTTTCTGCCTTCGGTCTTTCAGGGCGTGCAATGTCGCTCGAAGGGCGATCCGGTGCTCTACGCCTCCGATCCCGCCGGCATGGATCGCGAGCTTCGTCGCGACACGCTCGACGCCCTGCGCGATCTCAACGAAATCCAAGGCAAGGAGCTGGGCCATCCCGAAACAGCCACACGCATCGCGCAGTACGAGCTGGCCTTCCGCATGCAAACCGCCGTGCCCGAGGTGATGGACATCACCAAGGAAACCAAGGAAACGCTCGACGCTTACGGCGCTCAGCCGGGCGGCGCGAGCTTCGCCAACAACTGCCTTCTCGCGCGACGGCTCGTCGAGCAAGGCGTGCGTTACGTGCAGCTCTTCGATTGGGGCTGGGACTTCCACGGCACGGGACCGGGCGAAAGCATCGGCGATGGCCTCACGAAAAAATGTGCGACCATGGACAAGCCGGTCGCCGCGTTGCTGAAGGATCTGAAGCAGCGCGACCTGCTGAAAGATACGCTCATCATCTGCGGCGGAGAGTTCGGTCGAACTCCTTTCCGCGAAGGCCGCACCGCGGGCGGCCCGAACCTCGGTCGCGATCACTTCCCCGATTGCTACAGCATGTGGCTGGCCGGCGGCGGCGTGAAGGGTGGCTATACGCACGGCGAATCAGACGAACTCGGCTTTAGCATCGCCAGCGACAAGGTCCACATTCACGACCTGCAAGCCACGCTGCTGCAACTCCTCGGTTTCGATCACACGCGGCTGTCGTATCGCTTTCAAGGTCGCGACTATCGGCTGACCGATGTGCATGGCAACGTCGTGAAGCAAATCATCGCCTGA
- the trpD gene encoding anthranilate phosphoribosyltransferase: protein MSILSDSLEKVRSGQNLPRAEIRALFELIMTGQAAAEPESSQLAQFLTALHHKGETAEEIAGAAEAMRSHMTRLPTSRTVVVDTCGTGGTGSKIFNVSTAAAIVTAAAGVAVAKHGNRSVTSVSGSSDVLTALGVNVVAAPTVVAACLEEFGLCFCFAQLFHPAMRHVKEVRARLGTQTIFNLLGPLCNPAGAKYQVMGVARPELRPKMASALQQLDPARAIIVGGAAGQEACGELTIAGATEVIELSATSQQAATWSPADFGLATASTETMLIDSAAASAALIRRIFAGEQGPPRDMVVLNAAAAIWVATPGISHPESAARAQEAIDSGRAGELLTRWAARTHTAA from the coding sequence ATGTCAATTCTTTCTGATTCTCTGGAAAAAGTCCGCTCCGGCCAAAATCTTCCCCGCGCTGAAATCCGCGCCCTCTTCGAACTCATCATGACCGGCCAGGCCGCAGCCGAGCCGGAGTCGTCGCAACTCGCGCAGTTTCTGACCGCGCTCCACCACAAAGGCGAAACGGCCGAAGAAATTGCCGGCGCCGCCGAAGCGATGCGCAGTCATATGACTCGCCTGCCGACCAGCCGAACCGTCGTCGTCGATACCTGCGGCACGGGGGGCACCGGCTCGAAGATTTTCAACGTCAGCACCGCCGCCGCCATCGTCACGGCCGCCGCCGGCGTGGCTGTGGCCAAGCATGGCAACCGCAGTGTTACCAGCGTCAGCGGCTCGTCCGATGTCCTCACCGCGCTGGGCGTGAACGTAGTGGCGGCGCCCACGGTCGTCGCCGCTTGTTTGGAGGAGTTCGGTCTGTGCTTTTGCTTTGCCCAGCTGTTCCATCCCGCTATGCGGCATGTGAAAGAAGTTCGCGCGCGGCTTGGCACGCAAACGATCTTCAATCTCCTCGGCCCGCTCTGTAATCCCGCCGGCGCGAAATACCAGGTGATGGGCGTAGCCCGGCCTGAACTCCGTCCCAAAATGGCGAGCGCTCTGCAGCAACTCGACCCCGCGCGAGCCATCATCGTCGGCGGCGCTGCCGGACAAGAAGCCTGCGGCGAACTGACCATCGCCGGCGCGACCGAAGTCATCGAATTGTCGGCAACCTCGCAACAAGCAGCCACCTGGTCCCCCGCCGACTTCGGCCTGGCAACCGCCAGCACCGAGACAATGCTGATCGACAGCGCCGCCGCGAGCGCTGCCCTCATCCGCCGCATCTTCGCCGGCGAACAGGGCCCGCCGCGCGACATGGTCGTCCTCAACGCCGCCGCCGCCATCTGGGTCGCGACGCCCGGCATATCGCATCCTGAATCCGCCGCCCGCGCCCAAGAAGCCATCGACAGCGGCAGGGCAGGGGAGCTGCTCACCCGCTGGGCCGCCCGAACCCACACGGCTGCGTGA